A DNA window from Selenomonadales bacterium contains the following coding sequences:
- a CDS encoding ATP-grasp domain-containing protein yields MRLRVAVVYTVEEVGARTDNHHGAEQLSKTNAALIDAISQLGHEAHLVPGDTELLSRLKRLAPDVVFNNCTGIHDKSSQPQVAGMLELSKIPFTGSGQAAHVLALYKPLTKIVLLHAGTPTPGFAVAANADVALPASLCYPVIVKPEHEGSSIGISQKSVVNSEREVREVIRWVISTFKQPALVEEFVVGSEFTVGVLGREEPRILPPIEILFEHKQGFYSHGVKSADAVTTKCPADIDAALLLRIEQVVLGAFRALGCRDYARIDVRVSSDGTPYVIDVNTLPGLEPGYSDFPKAALAAGISYVDLVGRLLGYAGEGRRSATSVSPGTLA; encoded by the coding sequence GTGAGGCTTCGCGTCGCGGTAGTCTATACGGTAGAAGAAGTGGGCGCCCGCACCGACAACCACCACGGAGCCGAGCAGCTCAGTAAGACCAACGCGGCCCTAATAGACGCCATCTCACAACTTGGCCACGAAGCTCACCTAGTGCCAGGCGACACAGAGCTACTAAGTAGGCTAAAGCGCCTCGCGCCGGACGTGGTATTTAACAATTGTACCGGCATCCACGACAAGTCTAGCCAGCCGCAAGTGGCAGGGATGTTAGAGCTATCTAAAATTCCGTTCACCGGGAGCGGGCAAGCCGCACATGTGCTGGCCCTGTATAAGCCACTTACGAAAATCGTGCTCCTACACGCAGGTACGCCTACGCCAGGTTTCGCAGTCGCGGCAAATGCTGATGTTGCGTTACCGGCCTCGCTTTGCTACCCGGTAATCGTCAAGCCGGAGCACGAGGGCTCAAGCATTGGGATATCTCAGAAGAGCGTAGTAAACTCGGAGCGCGAGGTGCGCGAAGTTATACGCTGGGTAATTAGCACTTTTAAGCAGCCTGCACTAGTTGAGGAGTTTGTCGTGGGTAGCGAGTTTACGGTTGGCGTGCTGGGGCGCGAAGAACCGCGGATTCTGCCGCCGATAGAAATTCTGTTTGAGCACAAACAAGGCTTCTATAGTCACGGTGTAAAGTCTGCCGACGCCGTTACCACTAAGTGTCCTGCAGACATTGACGCGGCACTGCTTCTTCGCATAGAACAGGTCGTGCTCGGAGCGTTTCGCGCTTTGGGTTGCCGTGATTACGCCCGCATTGATGTTCGCGTCAGCAGCGACGGCACGCCGTACGTCATCGACGTAAACACCCTGCCCGGGCTTGAACCTGGGTATAGCGACTTTCCCAAGGCTGCCTTGGCCGCCGGCATTAGCTATGTAGATTTGGTGGGGAGATTGCTGGGGTACGCGGGCGAGGGACGGAGGAGCGCGACATCTGTTTCCCCGGGAACACTTGCATAA
- a CDS encoding NAD/NADP octopine/nopaline dehydrogenase family protein — protein MLYQGETRRVSRLRPRQVKHNLPRVAVLGAGHGGQTMAAHLGLMGCDVSLYNRSADRIEPIRLTQSIELTGQIEGVGKLALITTDIEEAIRDVELIMVVVPANGHAYMAEVAAPYLRDGQMVVLHPGRTGGALEFFNLIRQHGCAADVVVSEASTLIYACRMLNPAKVHVFGVKNVIPVAAIPSYRTPEVIKKLNILFPQFVPGDNVLKTSLDNIGAIFHPGLTLLNAGRIESTHGEFEFYVDGATPSVTRVLEAMDNERIAVAAALGIRAMSAREWLYIAYNAAGRTLYEAMHANVGYQGIKAPPNTYMRYITEDVPMSLVPIASLGHQLDVPTPMIDNMINVASVIHDQDYWAEGRTVETMGLTGLSVKQIRKLVLEGKPDA, from the coding sequence ATGCTTTACCAAGGCGAGACTAGGCGCGTGTCAAGGTTGCGTCCACGGCAAGTAAAACACAATCTGCCGCGTGTCGCGGTGCTTGGCGCCGGCCATGGAGGTCAAACCATGGCTGCGCACCTCGGGCTGATGGGGTGCGATGTATCTCTGTATAACCGCAGTGCCGACAGAATAGAACCCATAAGACTTACACAGAGCATCGAGCTGACCGGGCAGATAGAGGGCGTCGGAAAGCTTGCCCTAATTACGACCGATATCGAAGAAGCTATTCGCGATGTAGAGTTAATCATGGTAGTAGTGCCAGCGAATGGCCATGCGTACATGGCCGAAGTCGCAGCGCCGTATCTACGCGACGGTCAGATGGTAGTGCTTCACCCGGGGCGTACGGGCGGTGCGCTCGAGTTTTTCAACCTCATTCGCCAGCACGGATGCGCGGCGGACGTTGTAGTTTCCGAAGCCTCCACGCTCATTTATGCCTGTCGCATGCTTAACCCCGCCAAGGTGCACGTTTTCGGTGTCAAAAACGTTATACCGGTCGCCGCTATCCCTAGCTACAGAACGCCAGAGGTCATTAAGAAGCTAAACATCCTCTTCCCGCAGTTTGTGCCGGGCGACAATGTGCTAAAAACGAGCCTAGACAATATCGGAGCAATTTTTCACCCCGGGCTCACCCTGTTAAACGCCGGGCGCATTGAGTCCACGCACGGCGAGTTTGAGTTTTATGTCGATGGCGCAACCCCCTCGGTGACCCGCGTGTTAGAAGCGATGGACAACGAGAGAATTGCGGTCGCGGCGGCGCTAGGCATTCGCGCCATGAGCGCACGCGAGTGGCTTTACATCGCCTACAATGCTGCCGGCCGGACACTGTACGAGGCCATGCATGCTAACGTAGGCTACCAAGGGATTAAGGCCCCGCCAAACACTTACATGCGATACATTACAGAGGATGTACCGATGAGTCTTGTTCCCATTGCTTCGCTCGGACACCAGCTTGACGTGCCCACGCCCATGATCGACAACATGATTAACGTAGCTAGCGTCATTCACGACCAAGACTACTGGGCGGAAGGTAGGACAGTAGAAACAATGGGGTTGACGGGTCTATCTGTGAAGCAAATTCGTAAGCTCGTACTGGAGGGGAAGCCGGATGCCTAG
- the trxA gene encoding thioredoxin — translation MLTVTSQNFGQEVLSAKGVTLVDFWAPWCMPCRILGPILDKIDKDYAHRAKVAKMNVDENQAISAQYGIMAIPTMIVFKDGKEVKRVSGVLPEKNIRTMLDEVLAST, via the coding sequence ATGCTAACTGTCACATCGCAAAATTTTGGTCAAGAGGTACTCTCAGCCAAGGGCGTCACGCTCGTAGACTTTTGGGCGCCGTGGTGCATGCCCTGCCGCATTCTTGGTCCCATACTTGACAAAATCGACAAAGACTACGCACATCGCGCTAAAGTCGCCAAAATGAACGTAGACGAAAACCAGGCCATTTCCGCTCAATACGGCATTATGGCCATCCCCACAATGATCGTGTTTAAAGACGGCAAAGAAGTAAAGCGCGTATCCGGAGTATTGCCGGAGAAGAACATCAGGACCATGCTTGACGAGGTCTTAGCATCCACGTAG
- a CDS encoding 4Fe-4S binding protein — translation MRNFYIKANRAFTSVRKYAWIFTLTVAFGGLWYPRLGLLVFGVIFSLTAISLFKGRYWCGNYCAHGSLFDQILLPFSRNREIPKFLKSTFTQVAVLTWFMYNLTSRFIRVAGLWGELQFLDRLGFVFVMSYLMVTLAGGTLGLIFAPRSWCQFCPMGTMQVLMYKLGKLLGWTKKHDRLITIEAIEKCHKCGKCARVCPMQLVPYTEFKDQAQFAHEACIRCVTCVEHCPAKILSLKTYAEAKAAAKKVDLAGYTDRRKIRAKITEMADLAPDTREFTMKFVEPAKVSYHPGQYFLVKIQNTPEAFRAYSISGLGGETSVRMTVKWLRDGYGTGIIFDTFAVGTEVTLEGPMGHELVIDPSAKKVVLVAGGIGITPFVPILQDLAAKGVETTLVYGANTENDFIYDAVLSNLASESPRINYIRVAAKPGAGFTGQTGLVTDALRGLKLQGVKVYMCGPKGMVNASTKLLKELGVPAEAIFAESA, via the coding sequence ATGAGAAATTTCTACATTAAAGCTAACCGCGCCTTCACCTCGGTCAGGAAGTACGCTTGGATCTTTACCTTAACAGTAGCGTTTGGCGGTCTCTGGTATCCTAGGCTTGGCCTCTTAGTTTTTGGTGTAATCTTCTCTCTCACTGCCATCTCCTTGTTTAAAGGGCGGTACTGGTGCGGCAATTACTGCGCCCATGGCAGCCTGTTCGACCAGATTCTACTGCCATTTAGCCGCAATCGCGAAATTCCTAAGTTTCTTAAGTCAACCTTCACCCAAGTGGCGGTCCTCACTTGGTTTATGTACAACTTAACTAGCCGCTTCATTCGCGTCGCGGGACTCTGGGGCGAGCTGCAATTCCTAGACCGCCTCGGGTTTGTCTTTGTGATGAGCTATTTAATGGTTACACTCGCCGGCGGCACCCTCGGCCTTATCTTTGCCCCGCGCAGCTGGTGCCAGTTCTGTCCCATGGGGACGATGCAGGTGCTTATGTACAAACTCGGCAAACTCTTAGGATGGACAAAGAAACACGACCGCCTGATTACAATTGAAGCCATTGAGAAGTGCCACAAGTGCGGCAAGTGCGCCCGCGTATGTCCGATGCAACTTGTCCCTTATACTGAGTTTAAGGACCAAGCGCAATTCGCGCACGAAGCTTGCATCAGGTGCGTAACATGTGTCGAGCATTGCCCGGCTAAAATCCTTTCGCTGAAGACTTATGCGGAGGCTAAAGCCGCAGCTAAAAAGGTTGACCTGGCCGGTTATACTGACCGACGCAAGATTAGGGCAAAAATCACCGAAATGGCCGACCTCGCCCCGGATACACGCGAGTTTACTATGAAATTTGTTGAACCAGCCAAGGTTTCGTATCACCCCGGGCAGTACTTTCTCGTGAAGATCCAAAACACCCCGGAGGCGTTTAGAGCCTACTCCATCTCGGGGTTAGGTGGGGAAACGTCAGTGCGCATGACGGTAAAGTGGCTCCGCGACGGCTACGGCACGGGCATAATCTTTGATACATTTGCTGTCGGCACCGAAGTTACCTTGGAAGGGCCGATGGGGCACGAGCTCGTCATTGACCCCTCTGCTAAGAAAGTGGTGTTAGTCGCAGGCGGCATTGGCATAACGCCTTTTGTACCCATCCTGCAAGACCTAGCGGCTAAGGGCGTAGAAACAACCCTAGTTTACGGGGCTAACACGGAGAATGACTTTATCTATGACGCAGTGTTAAGCAACTTGGCGTCCGAGTCACCTCGCATCAACTACATTAGAGTTGCGGCCAAGCCAGGCGCAGGCTTTACCGGGCAAACCGGACTCGTCACAGATGCGCTCCGCGGACTTAAACTACAAGGGGTTAAAGTTTACATGTGCGGGCCTAAAGGCATGGTGAATGCGAGCACTAAGCTGCTTAAGGAGCTCGGAGTCCCTGCTGAGGCTATTTTTGCGGAGAGTGCTTAG
- a CDS encoding lipoate--protein ligase produces MPITNTRIVLATGYDPWANLAAEEFLLHRLSASEATLYLWQNQHTVVVGRHQNAWRECQVEKLQAEGGKLARRLSGGGAVYHDLGNLNFTFILPREDYDLQRQLKVILNAARAVGVQAEFSGRNDILAAGRKFSGNAFYHGKHASYHHGTILVDVDMGKLGTYLSVPAAKMTTKGVSSVQSRVINLRELVPTLTIETMKAALSHAFTEEYGVSIEQHCLEEFMGTAEYNALYEKYSSWEFRLGKSPQFDISYETRFPWGGIEIGLTVSGGVVGEAKVYSDTMEAWLIEPMAESLAGCIYSRAALAARLEALSGQYNSPLISDVALWLQSEA; encoded by the coding sequence ATGCCCATAACAAACACGCGCATCGTCCTAGCTACAGGGTATGACCCTTGGGCGAACTTAGCGGCGGAAGAGTTTTTACTCCACCGGCTTAGCGCTAGCGAAGCGACGCTCTACCTGTGGCAGAATCAGCACACGGTGGTAGTCGGGAGGCACCAAAATGCCTGGCGCGAATGCCAGGTAGAAAAGCTACAGGCTGAGGGCGGCAAACTAGCACGGCGACTTTCTGGCGGCGGTGCGGTCTACCATGACCTGGGGAACCTCAACTTCACTTTTATACTGCCGAGGGAAGATTACGACCTGCAGAGACAGTTAAAGGTGATTTTAAACGCCGCCCGCGCAGTAGGTGTGCAGGCGGAGTTTAGCGGTCGCAACGACATCCTAGCCGCGGGTCGCAAGTTCTCGGGCAACGCCTTTTACCACGGCAAGCACGCATCCTATCATCATGGCACCATCCTCGTCGATGTAGATATGGGGAAGCTGGGCACATATCTTAGTGTGCCTGCCGCAAAGATGACCACGAAAGGCGTCTCCTCCGTACAGTCCCGCGTCATCAACTTGCGTGAGCTCGTCCCCACCCTAACTATCGAGACGATGAAAGCCGCTTTAAGCCATGCCTTTACAGAGGAATACGGAGTGAGTATCGAGCAACACTGCCTAGAAGAGTTTATGGGCACAGCAGAGTACAACGCCTTATACGAAAAGTACAGCAGCTGGGAGTTTAGGCTTGGCAAGAGCCCCCAGTTTGACATCAGTTACGAGACCCGTTTCCCCTGGGGCGGGATCGAAATCGGTCTCACAGTAAGCGGCGGAGTAGTGGGGGAAGCTAAGGTTTACTCCGACACGATGGAAGCTTGGTTGATTGAGCCCATGGCCGAGTCCTTAGCAGGCTGTATTTATTCGCGTGCTGCCTTGGCGGCACGACTAGAAGCCTTGTCTGGCCAGTACAATTCTCCCCTTATCTCTGATGTAGCGCTATGGCTACAAAGCGAGGCCTAA
- the gcvT gene encoding glycine cleavage system aminomethyltransferase GcvT encodes MQHTPLYRQHVALGGQIVDFAGWALPVQYTGILSEHEAVRSALGLFDVSHMGEITIKGGSAEDFVQKLVTGDVAKLKDRQVLYSLMCYEDGGVVDDLLVYKQNVEEFLLVVNAANTDKDFAWVTSMAPSGVEVKNESATTAQLALQGPHAETVLQSLTDFSLADLAYFHFEPRLVVAGRPALVSRTGYTGEDGFELYLANEDAPTVWDALLLAGAPFGIVPVGLGARDTLRFEACLPLYGHEIAKDITPLEANLAPFVKLKKEADFVGKRALAAQKKAIPPRELIGVAMVERGIPRAGCEVSVANSPIGHITSGTFSPTRKENLGLALVTRGAVGLGDEVSVVVRGKPLRAQRIPLPFYAKKHKKANPNVEEEVKP; translated from the coding sequence ATGCAGCACACACCTCTCTACCGCCAGCATGTCGCGCTCGGAGGTCAAATCGTTGACTTCGCCGGCTGGGCTCTGCCCGTGCAGTACACAGGTATTCTTAGCGAGCACGAAGCCGTTAGAAGCGCCCTAGGCCTCTTTGACGTCTCCCATATGGGCGAAATAACTATTAAGGGGGGTAGCGCCGAAGACTTCGTGCAGAAATTAGTGACAGGAGACGTCGCCAAACTGAAGGACCGACAGGTTCTCTACTCGCTGATGTGCTACGAAGACGGTGGTGTCGTCGACGACCTCCTGGTCTACAAGCAAAACGTCGAGGAGTTCTTGCTCGTAGTCAACGCCGCTAACACCGACAAAGACTTTGCCTGGGTAACAAGCATGGCCCCCTCTGGGGTCGAAGTTAAGAACGAGTCCGCCACTACGGCCCAACTGGCATTACAGGGACCACACGCAGAGACGGTCTTACAGTCGCTGACCGACTTTTCTCTTGCTGACCTGGCCTACTTTCATTTTGAACCGCGCCTTGTAGTTGCCGGAAGGCCTGCGCTTGTCTCCCGCACGGGTTACACCGGCGAAGACGGATTTGAGCTCTACCTCGCTAATGAAGATGCACCCACAGTGTGGGACGCCCTGCTTTTAGCCGGAGCACCTTTTGGCATTGTACCTGTAGGACTAGGGGCAAGAGACACTCTGCGCTTTGAAGCCTGCCTACCCCTCTATGGGCATGAAATCGCGAAAGACATTACGCCACTCGAAGCAAATCTTGCCCCGTTCGTCAAACTCAAGAAAGAGGCGGACTTTGTCGGCAAAAGGGCCCTCGCGGCGCAAAAAAAGGCCATTCCCCCGCGCGAGCTTATCGGTGTGGCAATGGTTGAGCGCGGTATTCCCCGCGCCGGCTGCGAAGTGTCAGTTGCAAACAGCCCGATAGGGCACATCACCTCGGGCACATTTTCCCCCACCCGCAAAGAGAACCTAGGCCTAGCCCTAGTGACTCGCGGCGCAGTCGGCTTAGGGGACGAGGTTTCGGTTGTAGTGCGGGGTAAGCCACTGCGGGCGCAGCGCATACCGCTCCCGTTTTACGCAAAAAAGCATAAGAAGGCCAACCCAAATGTAGAGGAGGAAGTTAAGCCATGA
- the gcvH gene encoding glycine cleavage system protein GcvH, translating to MNIPQALLYSKEHEWVKVEGDTAHIGITDYAQQALGDIVFVELPNVGDALRAGGTFGVVESVKAASDLFSPVSGTVTAVNEALFDNPGLLNSDPYGSWMLAVKLSDASELAALLDANSYQRILD from the coding sequence ATGAACATTCCCCAAGCACTGCTTTACTCTAAGGAACACGAGTGGGTTAAAGTCGAGGGCGATACCGCCCACATCGGCATTACCGACTATGCCCAACAGGCCCTCGGCGACATAGTCTTCGTAGAATTGCCTAATGTGGGTGACGCCTTACGCGCCGGCGGCACTTTTGGCGTCGTAGAATCGGTGAAGGCCGCCTCTGACCTGTTTAGCCCGGTTTCCGGCACCGTCACGGCAGTTAACGAGGCACTGTTTGACAACCCGGGGTTGCTAAACAGTGACCCCTATGGCAGCTGGATGCTTGCCGTCAAACTCTCCGACGCGTCAGAACTGGCAGCACTCCTTGATGCTAACTCTTACCAAAGAATTTTGGATTAA
- the gcvPA gene encoding aminomethyl-transferring glycine dehydrogenase subunit GcvPA, with protein sequence MHRYIPNTAEQQQAMLATLGMQSTEDLFREIPEQVRLRRALDLPPSHSELELLAHLSALAQKNLGATDYTCFLGAGAYDHYTPSIVNHLLLRQEFFTAYTPYQPEISQGTLQAIFEFQTMICELTGLDVANASVYDGATALAEAAIMAGNATRRSEIVVSGTVHPEHRAVLQTYGQTRDMEIRVVPHKNGVTDMEALKAATSPQTAAVLLQSPNFFGVIEDLAGAASIAHGEGALMVASVDPISLALLKSPAEMGVDIAVGDGQPLGVPLSFGGPYVGFMATTQKLLRNMPGRIVGITNDSDGQRAYVLTMQTREQHIRREKATSNICTNNALVALATTIYLGAMGKEGLREVASQCVSKSRYAYEALLKSGQFEEAFDAPFFREFVVKSKRPVGELNDALLTHGILGGYDLGQDYPELANHWLVAVTEKRTKEEIDNLVKKAVE encoded by the coding sequence ATGCACCGCTACATACCAAACACAGCAGAACAACAACAGGCCATGTTGGCTACGCTCGGCATGCAAAGCACCGAGGACCTCTTTCGCGAGATTCCCGAGCAAGTTCGCTTAAGACGCGCTCTCGACCTACCCCCTAGCCACTCCGAACTTGAGCTCCTAGCACACCTTAGCGCACTAGCACAAAAAAACCTCGGCGCGACTGACTACACCTGTTTTCTCGGTGCCGGCGCATACGACCACTACACGCCTAGCATCGTCAATCACCTGCTCTTGCGCCAAGAGTTTTTCACCGCCTACACACCATACCAACCGGAAATAAGCCAAGGCACTCTGCAGGCTATTTTTGAGTTCCAGACCATGATCTGCGAGCTGACAGGCCTAGATGTCGCCAATGCCTCCGTCTACGACGGAGCCACCGCTCTCGCTGAGGCTGCGATTATGGCCGGCAATGCCACGCGCAGGTCAGAAATAGTTGTCTCCGGTACCGTTCACCCTGAACACCGCGCGGTACTACAAACCTACGGGCAGACTCGTGACATGGAGATTCGCGTAGTGCCGCATAAAAACGGCGTTACGGACATGGAGGCCTTAAAGGCTGCTACTAGCCCGCAGACCGCGGCAGTGCTCCTGCAGAGTCCTAACTTCTTTGGTGTCATCGAAGACCTTGCCGGGGCGGCAAGTATCGCCCACGGTGAGGGGGCACTCATGGTGGCTTCGGTAGACCCCATCTCGCTCGCGCTCCTTAAATCCCCTGCTGAAATGGGCGTAGACATCGCGGTTGGCGACGGGCAACCCCTTGGCGTACCACTTTCTTTTGGCGGCCCTTATGTCGGCTTTATGGCTACAACACAGAAGCTGTTGCGCAATATGCCCGGGCGCATCGTTGGTATAACGAACGACAGCGACGGGCAGCGGGCCTATGTGCTGACCATGCAGACGCGCGAGCAACACATCCGCCGCGAAAAGGCGACCTCAAATATTTGCACTAACAATGCCCTCGTCGCCCTCGCCACGACCATCTATCTGGGGGCCATGGGCAAGGAAGGCCTGCGCGAAGTCGCGTCGCAGTGCGTCAGCAAATCGCGTTACGCCTATGAAGCCCTACTTAAGTCCGGTCAGTTTGAGGAGGCCTTTGATGCGCCCTTCTTCCGCGAATTTGTCGTAAAGTCTAAGCGCCCCGTAGGCGAGCTTAACGACGCATTGCTTACACACGGGATCCTCGGCGGATACGACCTCGGGCAGGACTACCCCGAACTCGCGAACCATTGGCTAGTTGCCGTCACAGAGAAGCGCACGAAAGAAGAAATCGACAACCTCGTAAAAAAGGCGGTGGAATAG
- the gcvPB gene encoding aminomethyl-transferring glycine dehydrogenase subunit GcvPB has protein sequence MRKETKLIFEKSVPGRRGYQLPSQDTPAIELSAVLPKDSLRTEPPKLPELSEVDVIRHFTQLSQRNYGVDAGFYPLGSCTMKYNPKINEDVSRLKGFTNSHPYQPQSLSQGSLELLYRLDGLLSEITGMARMSLIPAAGAHGELAGIMAIKAYHRHHGQDQRTKILVSDSAHGTNPATAAAAGYETVEVKSNEEGGVDLAELTRLMGDDVAGLMLTNPNTLGLFEKDIVEIAKIVHAGGGLLYYDGANANAITGITRPGDMGFDVVHLNLHKTFSTPHGGGGPGAGPIGVKERLVPFLPCPTVEWDGIKYYLDYDRPLSIGRIKNFYGHFLVLVRAYAYILSMGPEGLRQVAETAVLNANYMLNKLKERYDVAYDRICMHEFVLSGQRQKAQGCSTLDIAKRLLDYGFHPPTVYFPLIVKEAIMIEPVESEAVETLDSFIEAMLKIADEVEQNPSLVKSAPQTTVVGRLDEVKAVRQPKLRY, from the coding sequence ATGCGCAAAGAAACCAAACTCATTTTTGAGAAAAGCGTCCCCGGCAGGCGCGGGTACCAGCTGCCATCCCAGGACACCCCCGCAATTGAGTTGTCCGCGGTTCTGCCCAAAGACTCCCTGCGTACCGAGCCTCCCAAGTTGCCGGAGTTAAGCGAAGTCGACGTCATCCGCCACTTCACACAGCTCTCGCAGCGCAATTACGGGGTTGATGCCGGCTTCTACCCGCTTGGCTCGTGCACCATGAAGTACAATCCAAAAATCAACGAAGACGTCTCACGGCTTAAGGGCTTTACAAACTCCCATCCCTACCAACCGCAGTCGCTTTCCCAGGGCAGTCTCGAACTGCTCTACCGCCTAGATGGGTTGCTTTCAGAAATTACAGGGATGGCGCGCATGTCCCTCATTCCGGCGGCTGGTGCACACGGGGAACTAGCCGGCATTATGGCTATTAAGGCCTACCATCGGCACCACGGCCAGGACCAACGCACGAAAATTCTCGTCTCGGACTCCGCCCACGGCACTAACCCCGCCACTGCTGCCGCAGCTGGCTATGAGACCGTGGAGGTTAAGTCAAACGAGGAAGGCGGAGTAGACTTAGCGGAGCTAACGCGCCTTATGGGTGACGATGTTGCCGGCCTAATGCTCACTAATCCCAACACGCTTGGCTTGTTCGAGAAAGACATTGTCGAGATTGCTAAAATTGTACATGCCGGCGGCGGTCTACTTTACTACGATGGGGCCAACGCTAATGCCATTACAGGAATTACCCGCCCCGGCGACATGGGCTTTGATGTAGTACACCTCAACCTACACAAGACCTTCTCCACGCCGCACGGCGGAGGCGGGCCTGGGGCCGGGCCAATCGGAGTCAAAGAGCGTCTCGTGCCTTTCTTGCCTTGTCCGACGGTAGAGTGGGACGGCATAAAATACTACCTTGATTACGACCGCCCCTTGTCGATTGGGCGAATCAAGAACTTTTACGGCCACTTCCTGGTATTAGTGAGGGCCTACGCCTACATTCTCTCCATGGGCCCCGAGGGTCTACGGCAGGTCGCTGAGACTGCGGTGTTAAACGCCAACTACATGCTAAATAAGCTCAAAGAGCGCTACGATGTCGCCTACGACCGCATTTGCATGCACGAGTTTGTCTTGTCCGGGCAAAGGCAAAAAGCCCAGGGCTGCTCTACCCTGGACATCGCTAAACGCTTGCTGGACTATGGTTTTCATCCCCCGACCGTGTATTTCCCCTTAATCGTTAAGGAGGCTATCATGATCGAGCCGGTGGAATCAGAGGCGGTAGAGACTTTAGATTCCTTTATCGAGGCCATGCTAAAGATTGCCGACGAAGTTGAACAGAACCCGTCACTAGTCAAGAGCGCGCCACAGACTACTGTGGTCGGCCGCCTAGACGAGGTTAAAGCCGTACGGCAGCCTAAGCTCAGATACTAA
- the lpdA gene encoding dihydrolipoyl dehydrogenase: MQRNIVIIGGGPGGYVAAIRAAQLGAQVTLIEKDRLGGTCLNWGCIPTKALYQNAQVIHALTRSAEFGVVHSGFTIDMAKVQERKERVVNALRDGIAKLLHSHQVEHIVGEASFAATHELIVRPPEGEPYRIEAEHIIIATGSMPQSPPIKGSLLPGVVNSNELQGVREIPKSLVVIGGGVIGMEFAGIFNSFGTAVTVVEFMPRILHQVDKDIVSRLSMALRRAGVGVQADVRVQAINQTDDGQLEVVAEGQGNTHVFTAKKVLLATGRSINVEGLNLAAIGVEYDRRGIKVDKHFATTVPGVYAIGDVIGGHMLAHVASEEGKACVEGILGLPGHVNYDCVPAVVFTSPEIATVGLTEAEAEQRGIPVSVSKFMLGANSKAVAMGEEMGLVKVIAHDQSKEVLGVHVLGSHASTLIHEAALAVEHKLTVNDIARTIHAHPTISEAFLEAVLGVEDRAIHTAPRVRRG; this comes from the coding sequence TTGCAGCGTAACATCGTCATAATTGGCGGTGGTCCGGGCGGCTATGTGGCGGCCATACGTGCCGCCCAGCTCGGAGCACAAGTCACGCTTATTGAAAAAGACCGCCTCGGCGGCACATGCCTTAACTGGGGCTGTATCCCCACCAAGGCCCTGTACCAGAACGCCCAAGTAATTCACGCGCTCACTCGCAGTGCCGAGTTTGGCGTCGTACACAGCGGCTTCACCATCGACATGGCCAAAGTACAAGAACGCAAGGAGCGCGTGGTCAACGCCCTGCGCGATGGCATTGCCAAATTACTTCACTCCCATCAGGTAGAGCACATTGTCGGGGAGGCAAGTTTTGCTGCGACGCACGAGTTAATCGTGCGTCCCCCCGAGGGTGAACCATACAGAATAGAGGCGGAGCACATCATTATTGCCACAGGTTCTATGCCGCAAAGCCCTCCCATTAAGGGGAGCCTTCTCCCCGGGGTAGTAAACAGCAATGAACTACAGGGCGTGCGCGAAATACCAAAGAGCCTCGTGGTCATTGGGGGCGGCGTCATCGGAATGGAGTTTGCCGGCATATTTAACTCCTTTGGCACCGCGGTTACGGTAGTGGAGTTTATGCCGCGCATTCTTCACCAAGTTGACAAAGACATCGTCAGCCGCCTTTCCATGGCTTTGCGTAGGGCAGGCGTAGGAGTACAAGCAGATGTACGAGTGCAGGCCATAAACCAAACAGACGATGGTCAACTGGAAGTTGTGGCCGAAGGCCAAGGGAACACCCATGTGTTTACTGCCAAAAAGGTGCTGCTCGCTACAGGGCGCAGTATTAACGTTGAAGGGCTAAACCTTGCCGCTATCGGTGTGGAGTACGACAGGCGCGGCATTAAGGTCGACAAGCATTTTGCGACCACTGTCCCGGGCGTATACGCTATCGGGGATGTCATTGGCGGGCACATGCTAGCGCATGTAGCTTCGGAGGAAGGGAAAGCCTGCGTGGAGGGCATCTTAGGCCTGCCCGGCCACGTCAACTACGACTGCGTGCCGGCAGTAGTCTTTACTTCTCCAGAGATTGCCACCGTGGGCCTTACCGAGGCCGAGGCGGAGCAGAGGGGCATCCCTGTCTCAGTGAGCAAGTTTATGCTTGGCGCAAACTCTAAGGCCGTTGCTATGGGCGAAGAAATGGGCCTCGTCAAAGTCATCGCCCACGACCAAAGCAAAGAGGTGCTCGGGGTGCATGTGCTAGGCTCCCACGCCAGCACGCTTATTCACGAGGCCGCGCTAGCCGTCGAGCACAAACTCACCGTCAACGACATCGCCCGCACCATCCACGCCCACCCCACCATTTCCGAAGCCTTCCTTGAGGCCGTCCTCGGGGTAGAGGACAGGGCTATTCACACGGCGCCGAGGGTGCGGAGGGGGTAA